A genome region from Fervidobacterium changbaicum includes the following:
- a CDS encoding prolyl oligopeptidase family serine peptidase: MFLQNEDYRCWLVEAIQMFTSLKYHGVEAKLVIFKGENHDLSRSGKPLHRLRRLKEIVGWFENYLK, translated from the coding sequence AACGAAGACTACCGCTGCTGGCTTGTAGAAGCAATTCAAATGTTCACATCGCTCAAATACCACGGTGTTGAAGCAAAATTAGTGATATTCAAAGGAGAAAACCACGACCTGAGCAGGAGTGGTAAGCCGCTGCATAGGTTGAGAAGGTTGAAGGAAATTGTGGGTTGGTTTGAGAATTATCTGAAGTAA